A window of Elgaria multicarinata webbii isolate HBS135686 ecotype San Diego chromosome 2, rElgMul1.1.pri, whole genome shotgun sequence contains these coding sequences:
- the LOC134393335 gene encoding olfactory receptor 5T17-like, translating into MCEENSTATIKEFVFVGLTDSPELQIILFVVFLAFYMSTLVGNLGMIALIKVSPQLHTPMYFFLSNLSLLDVCYSSAITPKTLVNLLEDKKSISLIACAVQMYLFIGLGSTECFLLAAMAYDRYVAICKPLLYPVLMTPEVCSLLVVGSYVLGLLHSLVHTVFTFRLSFCESKMICNFFCDISALLSISSSDTYINELLIFYVSGLIEIITILCVLFSYTYILTSIVLRISSVTGRLKAFSTCISHLTVVTIFHGAILIVHFRPKSSSGSELQEVSDKIIAVFYTIVTPLLNPLVYSLRNNEVKDALGVIQRKFCV; encoded by the coding sequence ATGTGTGAGGAAAACAGCACTGCAACGATCAAGGAATTTGTATTTGTAGGTTTAACAGACAGCCCTGAACTGCAGATCATCCTCTTTGTAGTATTCCTAGCTTTTTATATGAGCACTTTGGTAGGAAATCTGGGAATGATTGCCTTAATAAAGGTCAGTCCCCAGCTCCATACCCCAATGTACTTTTTTCTCAGCAATCTGTCTCTCCTGGATGTGTGCTATTCTTCTGCAATTACCCCTAAAACATTGGTGAACCTTTTAGAAGATAAAAAGTCAATTTCTCTCATTGCATGTGCAGTGCAAATGTACTTATTTATAGGTCTGGggagcacagagtgctttcttttggcagcaatggcctATGATCGCTATGTAGCTATCTGCAAACCATTGCTGTACCCAGTTCTTATGACTCCTGAAGTCTGTAGTCTTTTGGTGGTGGGGTCATATGTTCTTGGGCTTTTGCATTCTCTTGTTCATACAGTCTTCACCTTCAGACTATCATTCTGTGAGTCTAAGATGATCTGTAATTTTTTCTGTGACATCAGTGCACTTTTATCAATCTCATCTTCTGATACCTATATCAATGAGCTCCTGATTTTTTATGTATCTGGTCTTATAGAAATAATCACGATCCTGTGCGTCTTGTTTTCTTATACCTATATTCTCACCAGCATTGTGTTGAGAATCAGCTCAGTTACAGGCAGGCTTAAAGCCTTCTCCACTTGCATCTCCCACCTGACTGTGGTCACAATCTTCCATGGGGCAATTCTCATTGTCCATTTCCGACCAAAGTCTAGCAGTGGATCAGAATTACAAGAGGTAAGTGACAAAATTATTGCTGTGTTCTATACAATTGTCACCCCCTTGCTGAACCCTTTGGTTTACAGCCTGAGAAACAACGAAGTGAAAGATGCTCTTGGAGTTATTCAAAGGAAGTTCTGTGTttaa